In one Poecilia reticulata strain Guanapo linkage group LG8, Guppy_female_1.0+MT, whole genome shotgun sequence genomic region, the following are encoded:
- the LOC103468545 gene encoding hepatoma-derived growth factor-related protein 2-like produces MQKDRGQCDLEKTATKLFYSAVKVTVRSKDELHQLDELKPNQRPHLGHRWDPRGDAFPQPGEGYSLAGEDASRSEEAILFPSHWBHNFPRFLGTEEQTEMQENVGTKNDEVSKDNDDKSKPFKSQTAGLSDGVAENSQAMLDPSEETFIERARGRVRSTKEPNPEPREPAGRRANETPEVERMSQIAEEKLEAERKELLLLHKRLDEEKELLQQQKMKQEEEERLNERETDSQHLQHRKHHHLHTTEPKPETTSSTTTMQKALAPTGPRLPVRPNPQRRRMKKNRKLISKAAMRAMLM; encoded by the exons atgcagaaagaccgcgGCCAG TGTGACCTTGAGAAAACAGCCACTAAACTCTTTTATTCTGCCGTTAAGGTGACGGTCCGCTCTAAAGATGAACTCCACCAGCTGGATGAGCTGAAGCCAAACCAGAGGCCTCATCTGGGGCATCGCTGGGATCCCAGAGGAGACGCCTTCCCTCAGCCGGGAGAAGGCTACAGCCTGGCAGGAGAAGACGCGTCTCGGTCTGAGGAGGCAATTCTCTTCCCTTCGCACTGGRATCATAACTTCCCCAGATTTCTTGGGACCGAAGAGCAAACAGAGATGCAAGAAAATGTCGGGACGAAGAATGATGAGGTTTCTAAAGACAATGATGACAAATCCAAACCTTTTAAGAGCCAAACTGCTGGACTCTCTGACGGTGTCGCTGAGAACTCTCAAGCCATGTTGGATCCTAGCGAGGAAACCTTCATCGAGAGAGCAAGGGGCAGGGTCCGATCAACCAAAGAGCCGAACCCAGAGCCTCGAGAGCCGGCAGGAAGGAGAGCAAACGAGACTCCAGAAGTGGAAAGGATGTCGCAAATCGCGGAAGAGAAATTGGAGGCTGAGAGGAAagagcttctcctcctccacaaGAGACTGGACGAAGAGAAGGAATTACTGcaacagcagaaaatgaagcaggaggaggaagaacgGCTGAACGAGAGGGAGACGGACAGTCAGCATCTCCAACATCGAAAGCATCATCATCTGCATACAACAGAACCGAAAccag AGACAACATCATCCACAACTACCATGCAGAAAGCACTGGCCCCGACCGGCCCCAGGCTCCCGGTTCGCCCAAACCCTCAGAGGAGAAGAATGAAGAAGAATCGCAAATTGATCAGCAAGGCAGCAATGAGAGCAATGCTCATGTAG